The following proteins come from a genomic window of Pirellula staleyi DSM 6068:
- a CDS encoding methyl-accepting chemotaxis protein: MPKAVSKTTTTKAAPKSAQSEVKKLQQELALNRAMAENSPINILLADTNLHITYVNPASLATLKTLERFLPVKAEEILGQSIDIFHKDPSHQRRILSNERNLPKRSTIQIGDQYADLLVSPTYDAEGKYMGPLVTWEVVTEKLLIESRNLDYQQQIAAINDSQAVIEFKMDGTILHANANFSKTMGYSLDEIKGQHHSMFASHEHAKSPEYKAFWAKLNRGESDEGRYSRVAKGGREVWLQARYNVLVNKEGKPYKVVKYATDITENRRLEQAAAEKSAIVENAPINLMLANLQGIITYINPNSRRTLKTIEHLLPIKVDQIVGSSYDVFHKNPAHQRRLLSDPRNLPHATEIKIADEILSLQASAIYDSEGNYAGPMVAWEVITERKAAARREQENQERDRQNQEELRRKVDDLLAVVTAAAGGDLTKDVSFNGTDALGQLADGFRRMMGDLRSIISQVVEGAGQFAEGSRIIAENAQSQAQGAQTQSASVEEMSASIEELTRSIEAVKDNAGQANELAAGTSRMAEEGGSAVQKSIEAMDLIKNSSEQISEIIQVISEIASQTNLLALNAAIEAARAGEHGLGFAVVADEVRKLAERSSEAAKEISKLIKESTQRVSDGAKLSEQTGKALERIIQGVDSTAKKISEIATSTVEQAQNAGEVANAIQQVSHVTEQSAAASEEMASSSEELGAQAASLRDLVRRFRTE; this comes from the coding sequence ATGCCCAAGGCAGTATCGAAAACGACAACCACGAAGGCCGCTCCAAAAAGTGCACAAAGCGAAGTCAAAAAACTGCAGCAAGAACTAGCGCTCAACCGCGCGATGGCCGAAAACTCGCCCATCAACATCTTGCTCGCTGATACGAATCTGCACATCACCTACGTGAACCCAGCGAGCCTCGCCACGCTAAAGACACTCGAGCGTTTTCTTCCCGTGAAAGCCGAAGAAATCCTCGGCCAGAGCATCGACATCTTCCACAAAGATCCGTCGCACCAGCGCCGCATTCTTTCAAACGAACGGAATCTCCCTAAGCGTTCGACGATTCAAATCGGCGATCAGTATGCCGACCTGCTCGTCAGCCCTACCTACGACGCCGAAGGCAAGTACATGGGCCCCCTCGTCACATGGGAAGTGGTCACCGAAAAACTCCTCATCGAGAGCCGCAACCTCGACTATCAGCAACAGATTGCTGCCATTAACGACTCGCAAGCCGTAATTGAATTCAAAATGGATGGCACGATCCTCCATGCCAACGCCAATTTCTCGAAGACGATGGGCTATTCGCTCGACGAGATCAAGGGACAGCATCACAGCATGTTCGCCTCGCACGAACATGCCAAATCCCCCGAATACAAAGCCTTCTGGGCCAAGCTGAACCGCGGCGAGTCGGATGAAGGTCGTTACAGCCGCGTTGCCAAAGGTGGACGCGAAGTTTGGCTGCAAGCCCGCTACAACGTGCTCGTGAACAAAGAAGGTAAGCCTTACAAGGTGGTGAAATACGCCACCGACATCACCGAGAATCGTCGTCTCGAACAAGCGGCTGCTGAAAAATCGGCGATTGTCGAAAACGCACCGATCAACCTGATGCTCGCCAACTTGCAAGGGATCATCACCTACATCAACCCCAACTCTCGTCGCACGCTCAAGACTATCGAACATCTTCTCCCGATCAAGGTCGATCAGATCGTCGGTAGCAGCTATGACGTGTTCCACAAAAACCCAGCCCATCAGCGCCGTCTGCTGAGCGATCCTCGCAATCTTCCTCACGCCACCGAAATCAAGATTGCCGACGAGATTCTCTCGCTGCAAGCTTCGGCCATTTACGATTCCGAAGGGAACTACGCTGGTCCGATGGTGGCCTGGGAAGTGATTACCGAACGCAAAGCTGCCGCCCGTCGCGAGCAAGAGAATCAGGAACGCGATCGCCAGAACCAGGAAGAACTCCGCCGTAAAGTCGACGATCTTTTGGCTGTCGTCACAGCTGCCGCTGGTGGCGACTTGACGAAAGATGTCTCGTTCAATGGCACTGATGCCCTCGGTCAATTGGCCGACGGTTTCCGCCGCATGATGGGCGACCTGCGCAGCATCATCTCGCAAGTGGTGGAAGGTGCCGGTCAATTCGCCGAAGGCTCGCGTATCATCGCCGAAAACGCCCAGTCGCAAGCCCAAGGGGCTCAGACTCAGAGCGCTTCGGTCGAAGAGATGAGTGCCTCGATCGAAGAACTCACCCGCAGCATCGAAGCAGTGAAGGACAACGCTGGCCAAGCCAACGAACTCGCTGCTGGAACCAGCCGCATGGCGGAAGAAGGTGGATCGGCTGTCCAAAAGTCGATCGAAGCCATGGATCTCATCAAGAACTCGTCGGAACAGATCAGCGAGATCATTCAAGTGATCTCCGAAATCGCGAGCCAAACGAACTTGCTGGCCCTCAACGCTGCGATCGAAGCAGCACGTGCTGGCGAACATGGTCTCGGTTTCGCTGTGGTGGCCGACGAAGTTCGCAAACTGGCCGAACGTTCGAGCGAAGCAGCGAAGGAGATTTCGAAGCTGATCAAGGAATCGACCCAGCGTGTGAGCGATGGTGCCAAGCTGAGCGAACAGACCGGCAAGGCCCTCGAGCGAATCATTCAAGGGGTCGACTCGACCGCCAAGAAGATCAGCGAAATTGCCACGTCGACTGTCGAGCAAGCTCAGAACGCAGGCGAAGTCGCCAACGCGATTCAGCAGGTTTCGCACGTCACCGAGCAATCGGCAGCCGCTTCGGAAGAGATGGCTTCGAGCAGCGAAGAACTGGGGGCTCAGGCCGCCTCGCTCCGAGATCTCGTTCGTCGCTTCCGCACGGAATAG
- a CDS encoding tetratricopeptide repeat protein translates to MSSATKRPALETLYHHYLESENSAEFIRSVSSRYMLCTLERLARYGDHVSKRAAVMSLGYLGDFRHNATLGRALHDRDRAVRLLADNGIRQLWFRDGNTSQRQRLEIVSHLNASNHHQAAYRAASELIEEAPWLAETWNQRGIALFGQERFEDAANDCHQTLELNPYHFGAAVGMAHCYLEMEDPLAALECFRRAVKLNPDLEEVRAQIDYLERSLEER, encoded by the coding sequence GTGAGTTCAGCAACCAAGCGTCCTGCCCTCGAAACGCTTTATCACCACTATCTCGAGTCGGAGAATTCCGCGGAGTTCATTCGCTCGGTCTCTTCCCGCTACATGCTCTGCACGCTCGAGCGTCTGGCCCGCTATGGTGACCATGTTTCGAAGCGGGCTGCGGTGATGTCGCTCGGGTATCTCGGAGATTTTCGGCACAATGCGACCCTGGGCCGGGCGTTGCACGACCGGGATCGGGCGGTGCGACTACTGGCCGACAATGGTATTCGGCAATTGTGGTTTCGCGACGGAAACACGTCGCAGCGGCAACGGCTCGAGATCGTTTCGCATCTGAATGCGTCGAATCATCATCAGGCGGCTTACCGGGCAGCGAGCGAACTGATTGAAGAAGCTCCTTGGCTCGCCGAGACCTGGAATCAGCGCGGCATCGCTTTGTTTGGCCAAGAGCGTTTTGAAGATGCGGCCAACGATTGCCACCAAACACTCGAACTGAATCCGTATCACTTCGGTGCCGCAGTCGGAATGGCCCACTGCTATCTGGAAATGGAAGATCCACTCGCCGCGCTCGAATGTTTTCGCCGGGCAGTGAAGCTCAATCCGGATCTCGAAGAAGTCCGGGCTCAAATCGATTATCTCGAGCGTTCTCTCGAAGAACGATAG
- a CDS encoding MoxR family ATPase, which yields MVDVSAFAKRLIGNVERAIVGKRPQLILSLVAWLTEGHLLLEDVPGVAKTMLARALAKSVGCTFKRVQCTPDLLPGDVTGSSIFNQKTAEFEFRPGPLFAQVVLADEINRTTPRTQAALLEAMAESRVTVDGTSHKLGPPFLVIATQNPVDQEGTFPLPEAQLDRFMLRLSLGYPTLEEELKMLELQQHQHPIDSIEPVVSSAELIACQQAVRKVHVDDKIRRYLMQIVHDTRGHDEIALGGSPRASIAMFRAAQAMAALRGRAFVLPDDVKRVVTPVLGHRVILKPESRLRKVTTSAVLDDIVADIAVPTIPEGATA from the coding sequence GTGGTCGATGTTAGTGCATTTGCGAAGCGGCTGATCGGCAATGTCGAGCGAGCGATCGTCGGTAAACGTCCGCAGTTGATTCTTTCGCTCGTGGCGTGGCTGACCGAGGGGCATCTGCTGCTCGAAGATGTCCCCGGTGTTGCCAAAACGATGCTCGCCCGCGCGCTGGCCAAAAGTGTTGGCTGCACGTTCAAGCGAGTGCAATGCACGCCCGATCTCTTGCCGGGAGATGTCACCGGATCTTCGATTTTTAACCAGAAAACAGCCGAGTTCGAGTTTCGTCCCGGACCACTTTTTGCGCAAGTTGTGCTGGCCGACGAAATCAATCGAACCACGCCGCGCACTCAAGCTGCGTTGCTGGAAGCGATGGCCGAGAGTCGCGTCACGGTCGACGGAACCTCCCACAAACTAGGTCCTCCCTTCCTGGTGATCGCGACCCAAAATCCAGTCGATCAAGAGGGAACCTTTCCGCTCCCTGAAGCGCAGCTCGATCGCTTCATGTTGCGGCTGAGTCTCGGTTATCCGACGCTCGAAGAAGAGCTCAAAATGCTCGAACTTCAACAGCATCAACATCCGATCGATAGCATCGAGCCAGTGGTGTCGTCAGCCGAGTTGATCGCTTGTCAGCAAGCGGTTCGCAAGGTGCATGTCGACGACAAAATTCGGCGTTACTTGATGCAAATCGTTCACGACACCCGCGGCCACGACGAAATCGCACTCGGAGGAAGCCCGCGCGCATCGATTGCCATGTTTCGCGCAGCACAGGCGATGGCGGCACTGCGAGGGCGTGCTTTTGTGCTTCCCGATGATGTTAAACGGGTGGTGACCCCGGTCCTCGGACATCGCGTGATTCTGAAGCCAGAAAGTCGTTTGCGTAAAGTCACCACTAGTGCCGTGCTCGACGACATTGTGGCCGACATTGCTGTGCCAACCATTCCCGAAGGTGCGACGGCATGA
- a CDS encoding chemotaxis protein CheW, with amino-acid sequence MSTLSREKPAHGKHVGEGTSTLQLVSFRLHEEEYGIEITKVQEIILLGEITRVPQTPVFIKGLINLRSTVIPIVDLRLRFGMPEQPPTDETRIMVVNINGRTIGIVVDAVSEVLRVAKEQIAPPPPTVAGLGRQYLTGLVKLEKRLLILLDIDRILSEEEIR; translated from the coding sequence TTGTCTACGCTTAGTCGTGAGAAGCCTGCGCATGGAAAGCATGTAGGCGAAGGTACTTCCACACTGCAGCTGGTCAGCTTCCGACTGCATGAAGAGGAATACGGAATCGAAATCACCAAAGTGCAAGAGATCATCTTGCTCGGTGAAATAACACGCGTGCCACAAACACCCGTGTTCATCAAAGGTCTTATCAACCTGCGCAGCACGGTCATTCCGATCGTCGACCTGCGTTTGCGTTTTGGTATGCCCGAGCAACCACCAACCGATGAAACACGCATCATGGTGGTGAACATCAATGGACGCACCATTGGCATCGTGGTCGACGCGGTCAGCGAAGTTCTGCGCGTTGCCAAAGAACAAATCGCGCCACCTCCTCCCACCGTGGCAGGTCTTGGCCGGCAATATCTCACCGGGCTTGTGAAGCTCGAGAAACGCCTGCTGATCCTGCTCGATATCGATCGCATTTTGTCGGAGGAAGAGATTCGCTAA
- a CDS encoding thioredoxin-like domain-containing protein, whose amino-acid sequence MMAREFWLRFSALSVAGLMALTGCAGQPASTTPIPTAALATEAPAEKPSESTDVNSAESAPASENSEPDSPAPAESPASSPAEPASESQPTEAPAEEAKEPAPEVAAEDAPKAEEPEIAHPFPRRFDLPDFPKDMEWINTGALSKRDIKGKFVLLDFWTYCCINCMHVLPELKKLEKKYPNELVVIGVHSAKFDTEKDAANIRSAVLRYEVEHPVVNDAEHEIWNMCGVSSWPTVLLVDPEGFAVWGRAGEFKFEEVQAVIERAKPYYIAKKLLDEKPIKFPLESEKEAPTPLRFPGKILADAAGQRLFISDSNHNRIVITSLDGKLIETIGSGVIGKADGSFAEASFDHPQGCALDGETLYVADTENHLLRKIDLTKKTVTTIAGTGKQAESAWPGIEEVRLTAEVPERWVGPPKTTGINSPWALWVHEKNLYIAMAGPHQIWKMPLDESEIGPYAGNGREDIVDGPLIPKVPYTEGFSSFAQPSGLSSDGEWLFVADSEGSSIRAVPFDPTKEVRTIVGTSELPGGRLFDFGDVDGPRERAKLQHALEVVYSEGKIYVADTYNNKIKLVDAKTGEVKTIAGSGSPGTSDDPATFDEPAGLALVGETLYVADTNNHLIRKVDVATGKTSTLTIEGLTPPQKPVAAKTPDFSSAKVEKLETVTLKPVDGKVTLQVKLVLPEGWKTNPLAPMSYYVDLAGESGPVSRAAAGKKKLAAPTSTFAVELPVTSDGTDEVTISLNYYYCEKSDEGVCKIGSVVFKVPLKLDAAAESASAELSHAAAE is encoded by the coding sequence ATGATGGCACGCGAATTTTGGCTTCGATTCTCCGCACTTTCGGTCGCTGGCTTGATGGCGCTGACAGGCTGTGCCGGGCAGCCCGCATCAACCACCCCGATCCCAACTGCAGCCCTTGCGACCGAAGCGCCGGCAGAAAAACCATCGGAGTCGACTGATGTGAATTCGGCCGAATCGGCACCAGCGAGCGAAAACAGCGAGCCAGATTCCCCCGCACCCGCTGAGTCACCAGCCTCGAGCCCCGCCGAGCCTGCTAGCGAATCACAGCCGACCGAGGCACCTGCTGAAGAGGCCAAAGAGCCAGCGCCGGAAGTTGCTGCCGAAGATGCCCCCAAAGCAGAAGAGCCCGAGATCGCGCATCCCTTTCCCCGCCGCTTCGACCTCCCCGACTTTCCCAAAGACATGGAGTGGATCAACACCGGCGCTCTGAGCAAGCGAGACATCAAAGGGAAGTTCGTACTCCTCGACTTCTGGACCTACTGCTGCATTAACTGCATGCACGTCCTCCCCGAACTCAAGAAGCTCGAGAAGAAGTACCCCAACGAACTGGTTGTGATCGGAGTTCACTCCGCCAAGTTTGATACCGAGAAGGACGCTGCCAACATCCGCTCCGCTGTGCTGCGCTACGAAGTCGAACATCCCGTGGTGAACGACGCCGAACACGAGATTTGGAACATGTGCGGTGTAAGTAGCTGGCCTACGGTGCTGCTGGTCGATCCCGAAGGCTTTGCCGTGTGGGGACGTGCTGGAGAATTCAAGTTCGAAGAAGTGCAAGCGGTAATCGAACGCGCTAAGCCCTACTACATCGCCAAAAAACTGCTCGACGAAAAGCCGATCAAGTTCCCGCTGGAATCGGAGAAAGAAGCTCCTACTCCACTTCGATTTCCCGGCAAGATTCTCGCTGATGCCGCAGGTCAGCGCCTTTTCATCTCCGACAGCAACCATAACCGCATCGTAATTACGTCGCTCGACGGCAAGCTGATCGAAACCATTGGCAGCGGCGTGATTGGTAAAGCGGATGGAAGTTTTGCTGAGGCCTCGTTCGACCATCCTCAAGGTTGCGCGCTCGATGGCGAAACTCTCTACGTCGCTGATACCGAAAACCATTTGCTCCGCAAAATCGACCTGACGAAAAAAACGGTCACCACCATCGCGGGTACCGGAAAACAAGCTGAAAGTGCCTGGCCTGGAATTGAAGAGGTGCGGCTTACAGCAGAGGTTCCCGAGCGCTGGGTTGGTCCACCGAAAACGACTGGAATCAATAGCCCCTGGGCGCTTTGGGTCCACGAAAAAAATCTCTACATCGCGATGGCTGGCCCGCATCAGATTTGGAAGATGCCGCTCGATGAATCGGAAATTGGACCCTACGCAGGGAATGGCCGCGAAGATATTGTCGACGGTCCCCTGATCCCAAAAGTTCCGTACACCGAAGGCTTCTCCTCGTTTGCACAGCCGAGCGGACTTTCGAGCGATGGCGAGTGGCTTTTCGTGGCCGATAGCGAAGGGAGCTCAATCCGCGCTGTCCCGTTTGATCCCACCAAAGAAGTTCGCACGATCGTTGGCACCAGTGAACTCCCCGGGGGACGTCTCTTCGATTTCGGCGATGTCGACGGCCCTCGCGAACGTGCCAAACTTCAGCACGCGCTCGAGGTGGTTTATAGCGAGGGGAAAATCTACGTCGCTGACACCTACAACAACAAAATCAAACTCGTAGATGCCAAGACAGGCGAAGTGAAAACGATCGCTGGCAGCGGCAGTCCCGGGACCAGCGACGACCCGGCAACATTCGACGAACCAGCAGGTCTCGCGCTCGTCGGTGAAACGTTGTACGTCGCCGATACCAATAACCATCTGATTCGCAAAGTCGATGTCGCCACCGGGAAGACGTCGACACTCACGATCGAAGGTCTTACGCCACCTCAGAAACCGGTCGCCGCCAAAACGCCTGACTTCAGTTCCGCCAAGGTTGAAAAACTAGAAACGGTGACACTGAAGCCGGTGGATGGCAAAGTGACGTTGCAAGTGAAGCTCGTACTTCCAGAAGGTTGGAAGACGAACCCGCTGGCACCGATGTCGTACTACGTCGATCTCGCTGGCGAATCTGGCCCTGTTAGTCGTGCGGCTGCTGGCAAAAAGAAACTCGCCGCGCCAACTTCGACCTTCGCTGTCGAACTTCCAGTGACCAGCGATGGCACCGACGAAGTGACAATCTCGCTGAACTACTATTACTGCGAGAAGTCCGACGAAGGGGTTTGCAAAATCGGTTCCGTGGTTTTCAAAGTTCCACTGAAACTGGATGCTGCTGCGGAGAGCGCTTCGGCCGAACTATCGCACGCTGCTGCCGAGTAG
- a CDS encoding DUF58 domain-containing protein — MKWFVAAVLLLIVALVFNLSLLVYAMYVLIGVLVTSRFLTHYWATSLVVHREFSRTTAEVGDTVAVVIRIQNIGKLPIPWLLVEDLLPRAAMFFDPPSLKLSGSSVSLTMLHAGASRSILYQLSCNRRGYYQIGPLVLETGDLFGLDRRYRVMEKPHFLLVMPKVVPLLGYDVASRRPIGEVRMTYRLFEDPTRMSGIRDYQPGDPLARVHWRASARSTTLQSKVYEPSTLAGATIVLNFHEDAFDKRHEPVRSELSITMAASIANTLYMLGQQVGLVTNGIDGALRVQQEGWTGDHRTREEARKSASSEQLLDRLEPITVGTRRGPEQFHQLLRLLGRLEKNGGLSLPQLLIDRAPSLPRDATVLMIVPRLSDEESLAILELRRRGFSVAAIISCYDEMMYADFAGPLVAVGIPCWHLRDESAIATICQRLTHR, encoded by the coding sequence ATGAAGTGGTTCGTCGCCGCCGTGCTGCTGCTGATTGTTGCGCTCGTTTTCAATCTCAGCTTGCTCGTCTATGCGATGTACGTCCTCATCGGTGTGCTGGTCACCAGTCGCTTTCTCACACACTACTGGGCCACGTCGCTGGTGGTGCATCGCGAGTTCAGCCGCACAACAGCTGAAGTGGGCGACACCGTGGCAGTGGTGATTCGCATTCAAAATATCGGCAAACTTCCGATTCCATGGCTCTTGGTCGAAGACCTATTGCCGCGTGCCGCGATGTTCTTCGATCCCCCCTCACTCAAGCTCTCGGGGAGTAGTGTTTCGCTCACCATGCTGCACGCTGGGGCATCTCGATCGATCCTCTACCAGCTCAGTTGCAATCGGCGTGGCTACTATCAAATCGGCCCACTCGTCCTCGAGACTGGCGATCTGTTCGGGCTTGATCGCAGGTATCGTGTGATGGAAAAGCCTCATTTTCTGCTAGTTATGCCGAAGGTCGTTCCGCTCCTGGGTTACGACGTGGCCTCGCGACGACCGATCGGCGAAGTCCGGATGACCTACCGGCTCTTCGAGGATCCGACGCGAATGAGTGGCATTCGCGACTATCAGCCAGGCGATCCCCTTGCGCGTGTCCACTGGCGTGCTTCGGCCAGGTCGACGACCCTTCAAAGCAAGGTCTACGAACCATCGACACTCGCCGGCGCGACGATTGTGCTCAACTTTCACGAGGATGCTTTCGACAAACGCCATGAACCAGTCCGCAGCGAATTGTCGATCACCATGGCGGCATCGATTGCGAACACACTCTACATGCTGGGACAGCAAGTCGGTCTGGTAACCAACGGCATCGACGGTGCGCTGCGAGTGCAGCAAGAAGGGTGGACCGGCGATCATCGGACGCGCGAGGAAGCTCGAAAATCGGCGTCCAGTGAACAGCTTCTCGATCGACTCGAACCGATCACTGTGGGGACACGTCGCGGTCCCGAGCAGTTTCATCAGCTGCTCCGACTACTCGGTCGACTTGAGAAAAACGGAGGACTCTCGCTGCCGCAACTACTAATCGATCGGGCCCCCAGTTTGCCACGCGATGCCACGGTGTTGATGATCGTGCCACGTCTGAGCGACGAGGAATCACTTGCCATCCTGGAACTTCGTCGCCGCGGTTTCTCGGTCGCCGCCATCATTAGCTGCTACGATGAAATGATGTATGCCGACTTTGCTGGCCCCCTGGTTGCCGTAGGCATACCATGTTGGCATCTGCGCGATGAAAGCGCGATCGCCACCATTTGTCAGCGTCTGACGCATCGCTGA
- a CDS encoding response regulator: MSARVLVADDSSTMRKIILRSLQAVGVPSAVEAGDGEEAVALFQQSTFDLVLTDWNMPKKNGLEVIQEIRKLNATVPIIMVTTEAEKTRVLEAIQAGVSDYLVKPFTADTLRQKLEKFGC; this comes from the coding sequence ATGAGCGCTCGTGTACTCGTTGCCGATGATTCCAGCACCATGCGGAAGATTATTCTTCGTTCGCTGCAAGCTGTCGGGGTTCCCTCGGCAGTGGAAGCGGGCGATGGCGAAGAAGCAGTTGCACTGTTTCAGCAGTCGACCTTCGATCTGGTGCTGACCGACTGGAATATGCCCAAGAAGAATGGTCTGGAAGTGATCCAGGAAATTCGCAAGCTCAACGCCACGGTGCCAATCATCATGGTGACCACCGAAGCGGAAAAAACTCGCGTGCTGGAAGCCATCCAAGCTGGCGTTTCCGATTATCTGGTGAAACCTTTCACCGCCGATACGCTCCGTCAAAAGCTGGAAAAGTTCGGCTGCTAG
- a CDS encoding DUF1573 domain-containing protein gives MIRSLSFTLLVLLASASPCFAKEWAQKMFKITSHEFGHVARGAKTEFAFEIQNLYEEDVHIVDVRTSCGCTSASIAGGKSTLKTWEKGAIIAIFNTKSFTGQRQATLTVVIDKPYYAEVQLNVNGYIHSDVDFTPGSVAFGDVEQGTVLSREVAINFHGRSNVQIADVRSANSHFEVELGDAMRTQTGVTCKMLVRLKNTCPPGYLNETLTIVPADKSMQPIPLSVEGRIVSPLTVSPANLFVGVVAPGESVTKQLVIRAKSAFRILNIKANHEGFTFKPSDQSKTVHLVPVTFTAGADGGDFVAELAIETDLGMGASTTCEVRGTVKLSEATEPVSVRVE, from the coding sequence ATGATCCGCAGCTTGAGCTTCACGCTCCTCGTACTTTTGGCCAGCGCCTCGCCGTGCTTCGCCAAAGAGTGGGCGCAGAAGATGTTTAAGATCACCAGCCACGAATTTGGCCATGTGGCTCGCGGTGCCAAAACAGAATTCGCTTTCGAGATTCAAAACCTCTACGAAGAGGATGTGCACATTGTCGATGTGCGCACCAGTTGCGGCTGCACTAGTGCCAGCATCGCTGGTGGAAAATCGACGCTGAAGACTTGGGAAAAAGGTGCCATCATCGCCATCTTCAACACGAAGAGCTTCACCGGGCAGCGCCAGGCGACGCTCACCGTGGTGATCGATAAGCCTTACTATGCCGAAGTTCAGCTGAACGTGAACGGCTACATCCATTCGGATGTCGACTTCACCCCTGGCAGCGTGGCGTTTGGCGATGTCGAACAGGGAACTGTGCTTTCGCGTGAAGTTGCCATCAACTTCCATGGTCGTAGCAACGTGCAAATTGCTGACGTTCGTTCGGCCAATTCGCACTTTGAAGTGGAACTCGGCGACGCCATGCGTACGCAAACCGGCGTGACCTGCAAAATGCTGGTCCGCCTGAAGAACACCTGCCCACCAGGCTACCTCAACGAAACGCTCACCATCGTTCCCGCCGACAAGAGCATGCAACCGATTCCACTGTCGGTGGAGGGTCGCATCGTTTCGCCGCTGACAGTCAGCCCCGCCAACCTGTTTGTCGGTGTCGTGGCTCCTGGTGAATCGGTGACAAAGCAGCTCGTAATTCGGGCAAAATCGGCGTTCCGCATCCTCAACATCAAAGCCAACCACGAAGGCTTCACGTTCAAGCCGAGCGATCAGTCGAAGACAGTTCACCTTGTGCCAGTCACCTTTACTGCCGGTGCCGATGGAGGTGATTTCGTCGCTGAACTGGCAATCGAAACCGATCTCGGCATGGGTGCCAGCACGACTTGCGAAGTACGTGGCACCGTTAAGCTGAGCGAGGCGACCGAACCGGTGAGTGTGCGAGTCGAGTAG